In Panthera tigris isolate Pti1 chromosome D2, P.tigris_Pti1_mat1.1, whole genome shotgun sequence, one DNA window encodes the following:
- the EXOSC1 gene encoding exosome complex component CSL4 isoform X2, producing MRSRLRFPPVAVMAPPVRYCIPGERLCNLEEGSPGSGTYTRHGYIFSSLAGCLTKSSENGAVSSINSRFAKVHILYVGSTPLKNSFRGTIRKEDVRATEKDKVEIYKSFRPGDIVLAKVISLGDAQSNYLLTTAENELGVVVAHSESGVQMVPISWCEMQCPKTHTKEFRKVARVQPEFLQT from the exons ATGAGAAGTCGACTTCGTTTCCCTCCTGTGGCAGTCATGGCGCCACCCGTGAGGTACTGCATTCCGG GCGAACGTCTGTGTAACCTGGAGGAGGGCAGCCCGGGCAGCGGCACTTACACGCGACACGGCTACATCTTTTCGTCGCTTGCTGGCTGCCTGACGAAGAGCAGCGAGAACGGAGCG GTCTCTAGCATCAATTCGCGCTTTGCCAAAGTGCACATCCTATATGTGGGGTCCACACCACTTAAGAACTCTTTTCGAGGAACTATCCG cAAGGAAGATGTCCGAGCTACTGAAAAAGACAAG GTTGAGATTTATAAGAGTTTCCGCCCAGGTGACATTGTCCTAGCCAAAGTG ATCTCCCTGGGTGACGCACAGTCCAATTACCTCCTGACCACTGCTGAAAATGAGCTTGGGGTAGTGGTGGCCCACAGTGAATCGG GTGTCCAGATGGTTCCCATTAGCTGGTGTGAGATGCAGTGCCCTAAGACTCACACTAAAGAATTCCGGAAAGTGGCTCGAGTACAGCCTGAATTCTTGCAGACCTAA
- the EXOSC1 gene encoding exosome complex component CSL4 isoform X1, whose protein sequence is MRSRLRFPPVAVMAPPVRYCIPGERLCNLEEGSPGSGTYTRHGYIFSSLAGCLTKSSENGALPVISVMRETESQLLPDVGAIVTCKVSSINSRFAKVHILYVGSTPLKNSFRGTIRKEDVRATEKDKVEIYKSFRPGDIVLAKVISLGDAQSNYLLTTAENELGVVVAHSESGVQMVPISWCEMQCPKTHTKEFRKVARVQPEFLQT, encoded by the exons ATGAGAAGTCGACTTCGTTTCCCTCCTGTGGCAGTCATGGCGCCACCCGTGAGGTACTGCATTCCGG GCGAACGTCTGTGTAACCTGGAGGAGGGCAGCCCGGGCAGCGGCACTTACACGCGACACGGCTACATCTTTTCGTCGCTTGCTGGCTGCCTGACGAAGAGCAGCGAGAACGGAGCG CTTCCTGTCATTTCTGtgatgagagaaacagaatcccaattACTACCAGATGTGGGGGCTATTGTAACCTGTAAG GTCTCTAGCATCAATTCGCGCTTTGCCAAAGTGCACATCCTATATGTGGGGTCCACACCACTTAAGAACTCTTTTCGAGGAACTATCCG cAAGGAAGATGTCCGAGCTACTGAAAAAGACAAG GTTGAGATTTATAAGAGTTTCCGCCCAGGTGACATTGTCCTAGCCAAAGTG ATCTCCCTGGGTGACGCACAGTCCAATTACCTCCTGACCACTGCTGAAAATGAGCTTGGGGTAGTGGTGGCCCACAGTGAATCGG GTGTCCAGATGGTTCCCATTAGCTGGTGTGAGATGCAGTGCCCTAAGACTCACACTAAAGAATTCCGGAAAGTGGCTCGAGTACAGCCTGAATTCTTGCAGACCTAA